Proteins from a single region of Rhinatrema bivittatum chromosome 13, aRhiBiv1.1, whole genome shotgun sequence:
- the LOC115075284 gene encoding olfactory receptor 1019-like: MAERNDTSLRDFVLLGFTSAPHLQVMLFVGFLLIYLTTLLGNLGIILVIQTDSHLHTPMYFFLGNLAFVDLWYSSVTAPKMLINFLSQNKSISYIGCATQIFLFVTLGCTECLLLAVMAYDRYVAICKPLYYAVIMTRTFCSQMVAGSYIGGVLYSALQTGFTFRLSFCASHEIDHFFCDIPTLLKLSCTNTYINDVVLPTLVAIVTFIPVMVIFLSYVYILATILRIRSTEGRRKAFSTCASHFICVTLFYGTIIFKYVMPSSIYSLEQDRVISVIYAQVIPMLNPLIYSLRNKEVKAAVSKIRGRTRNISVMN; encoded by the coding sequence ATGGCAGAGAGAAATGACACCTCACTGAGGGATTTTGTTCTCTTAGGATTCACCAGTGCTCCACACCTGCAGGTTATGCTATTTGTAGGGTTTTTGCTGATATATTTGACGACACTGCTGGGAAATCTCGGTATCATCCTGGTTATTCAGACTGACTCTCATCTtcacacccccatgtacttttttCTTGGTAACTTGGCCTTCGTTGATCTCTGGTATTCATCAGTCACTGCTCCAAAAATGCTGATTAACTTTCTTTCACAGAATAAGTCAATTTCCTACATTGGGTGTGCAAcacaaatatttctttttgtaaCATTAGGTTGTACAGAGTGCCTCTTGCTGGCCGTTATGGCTTATGATCGATATGTGGCGATTTGTAAACCACTCTATTATGCTGTTATTATGACCAGGACATTCTGTAGCCAGATGGTTGCTGGTTCCTACATTGGAGGGGTTCTATATTCTGCATTACAGACAGGTTTCACATTTAGATTATCATTCTGTGCGTCTCATGAGATtgaccatttcttctgtgacatTCCAACACTACTGAAGCTTTCTTGCACCAACACATACATCAATGATGTTGTGCTTCCCACCTTGGTGGCCATTGTAACATTTATTCCGGTTATGGTTATCTTTCTTTCATATGTTTATATCCTGGCCACTATCTTGAGAATTCGTTCCACCGAAGGGAGACGCAAAGCCTTTTCCACCTGTGCCTCCCATTTTATCTGTGTCACTTTATTCTATGGGACAATTATTTTCAAGTATGTTATGCCCAGTTCCATTTATTCTCTAGAACAGGACAGGGTGATCTCAGTGATTTATGCTCAGGTAATTCCCATGTTAAATCCCTTAATCTACAGCCTCAGGAATAAGGAGGTAAAAGCAGCAGTGAGCAAAATTAGAGGTAGAACTAGAAACATCTCTGTAATGAACTGA
- the LOC115075285 gene encoding olfactory receptor 1020-like has translation MAERNDTSLRDFVLLGFTSAPHLQVVLFVGFLLIYLTTLLGNLGIILVIQTDSHLHTPMYFFLANLAFVDLWYSSVTAPKMLINFLSQDKSISYIGCATQIFLFVTLGCTESLLLAAMAYDRYVAICKPLYYAVIMTRTFCSQMVAGSYIGGVLYSALQTGFTFRLSFCASHEIDHFFCDIPTLLKLSCTNTYINDVVLPTLVVIVIFISVLVILFSYIYILATILRISSTEGRRKAFSTCASHFICVTLFYGTIIFKYVLPSSIYSLEQDRAVSVIYAQVIPMLNPLIYSLRNKEVKAAVSKIRGRTSSVRK, from the coding sequence ATGGCAGAGAGAAATGACACCTCACTGAGGGATTTTGTTCTCTTAGGATTCACCAGTGCTCCACACTTGCAGGTTGTGCTATTTGTAGGGTTTTTGCTGATATATTTGACAACACTGCTGGGAAATCTCGGCATCATCCTGGTTATTCAGACTGACTCTCATCTtcacacccccatgtacttttttCTTGCTAACTTGGCCTTCGTTGATCTTTGGTATTCATCAGTcactgcccccaaaatgctgatTAACTTTCTTTCACAGGATAAGTCAATTTCCTACATTGGGTGTGCAAcacaaatatttctttttgtaaCATTAGGTtgtacagaatctctcctcctgGCCGCTATGGCTTATGATCGATATGTGGCGATTTGTAAACCACTCTATTATGCTGTTATTATGACCAGGACATTTTGCAGCCAGATGGTTGCTGGTTCCTACATTGGAGGGGTTCTATATTCTGCATTACAGACAGGTTTCACATTTAGATTATCATTCTGTGCGTCTCATGAGATtgaccatttcttctgtgacatTCCAACACTACTGAAGCTTTCTTGCACCAACACATACATCAATGATGTTGTGCTTCCCACCCTGGTGGTCATTGTGATATTTATTTCAGTTCTGGTTATCCTTTTTTCATACATCTACATCCTGGCCACCATTTTGAGGATCAGTTCGACAGAAGGGAGACGCAAAGCCTTTTCCACCTGTGCCTCCCATTTTATCTGTGTCACTTTATTCTACGGGACAATTATCTTCAAGTATGTATTGCCCAGTTCCATTTATTCTCTGGAACAGGACAGGGCGGTCTCAGTGATTTATGCTCAGGTAATTCCCATGTTAAATCCCTTAATCTACAGCCTCAGGAATAAGGAGGTAAAAGCAGCAGTGAGTAAAATTAGAGGTAGAACCAGCTCTGTAAGGAAGTGA
- the LOC115075286 gene encoding olfactory receptor 5I1-like, giving the protein MANVNISMNEFLLLGFSDVPHLQSLLFVMFLMLYLIAFLGNLSIILVIWKDPHLHTPMYFFLRNLSIIDFCYSSDIAPQALVNFLSERKNISYLGCAAQFYFFVALGGTESFLLAVMAYDRYVAICNPLLYSVVMTKRLCILLLVASYLGGFINSFIQTVCAFQLSFCRSNEINHFFCDIPPLMKLSCTDTFINEILLSTLAGSVTLSSILVILLSYTYILSAILKIRSAEGRYKAFSTCASHFVCVTLFYGTVLFMYMRPKSSYSLNQDRVVAVIYTLVIPMLNPLIYSLRNQEVKRAMRKMKKKREQCKATEPKTCRIQF; this is encoded by the exons ATGGCAAATGTAAACATCTCAATGAATGAGTTCCTTCTCTTAGGATTCAGTGATGTTCCCCATCTGCAGAGTTTGCTATTTGTAATGTTTCTGATGTTATATTTGATAGCCTTTCTTGGAAATCTCAGCATCATACTAGTGATTTGGAAGGATCCTCATCTTCATacacccatgtacttcttcctccgAAACCTGTCCATCATAGATTTCTGCTATTCCTCAGACATTGCCCCACAAGCATTGGTAAACTTCTTATCAGAGAGGAAAAACATCTCCTATCTTGGCTGTGcagcacaattttatttttttgttgcccTGGGAGGTACAGAAAGTTTTCTGCTGGCAGTGATGGCTTATGATCGTTATGTGGCCATATGCAACCCATTGCTTTATTCGGTGGTCATGACTAAGAGACTCTGTATTCTCTTATTAGTTGCTTCCTATCTAGGAGGCTTTATCAATTCATTCATTCAAACAGTTTGTGCCTTCCAGTTGTCTTTTTGCAGGTCCAATGAGAtcaaccatttcttctgtgatatTCCACCTCTGATGAAACTTTCCTGCACTGACACCTTCATTAATGAGATCCTGCTTTCTACTTTAGCTGGCTCTGTGACTCTTTCCTCAATTTTGGTGATCCTCTTGTCTTACACTTACATCCTTTCTGCCATCCTGAAGATTCGCTCAGCAGAGGGGAGATATAAAGCCTTCTCCACTTGTGCCTCCCACTTTGTTTGTGTCACCTTATTTTATGGGACAGTTCTTTTTATGTATATGAGACCCAAATCTAGCTATTCTCTGAACCAAGACAGGGTGGTGGCTGTAATTTATACATTGGTGATTCCTATGCTAAACCCACTGATTTATAgcctcaggaaccaggaagtcaaaAGAGCCATGAGGAAAATGA agaaaaagagagaacagTGTAAGGCTACAGAACCCAAAACATGCAGGATCCAATTCTAA
- the LOC115075234 gene encoding olfactory receptor 1020-like, whose protein sequence is MAEINQTSVKEFLLLGFTNVPHLKIVLFVAFLVMYLITLLGNLGIIVLIQLDPRLHTPMYFFLSNLSFVDLWCSSAIAPKTLTNFLSENKTISYLGCAAQLYFFVAFACTDNFLLAAMAYDRYVAICNPLLYPIVMTRKVCTQLVICSYLTSFLYSLVQTGTTFRLSFCRSNEINHFFCDIPPLLKISCTDTYINEIVLPIFAASVTLFSILVILVSYISILFTILKMRSAEGRRKAFSTCASHFSSVTLFYGTVLFMYMRPTSSYSLEQDRIVAIFYTVMIPMLNPLIYSLRNQEVQAALKKTISRNIFSQKLNSINLVHL, encoded by the coding sequence ATGGCAGAGATAAACCAAACTTCAGTAAAAGAGTTCCTTCTCCTGGGATTCACCAATGTTCCACATCTAAAAATTGTATTATTTGTGGCATTTTTGGTAATGTATCTGATAACACTTCTGGGAAATCTTGGCATTATCGTCCTAATCCAGTTGGATCCTCGCCTTCATACTCCTATGTACTTCTTTCTCAGTAATTTGTCTTTTGTTGATCTCTGGTGTTCCTCCGCCATTGCCCCCAAAACACTGACCAATTTTCTGTCTGAGAATAAAACCATTTCCTATTTGGGGTGTGCGGCACAGCTGTATTTTTTTGTAGCATTTGCATGTACAGACAATTTCTTGCTGGCAGCGATGGCTTATGATCGTTATGTGGCGATATGTAACCCATTGCTTTATCCCATTGTTATGACAAGGAAAGTCTGTACTCAGCTAGTGATATGCTCCTACCTTACAAGCTTTTTGTATTCTCTTGTACAGACAGGTACCACTTTCCGATTATCCTTCTGCAGGTCCAATGAGATTAATCACTTCTTCTGTGACATTCCCCCACTGCTGAAGATCTCTTGCACGGACACATATATCAATGAGATTGTCCTTCCTATCTTTGCTGCCTCTGTAACTCTCTTCTCAATTCTGGTCATTCTTGTATCCTACATTTCCATCCTCTTCACCATCCTGAAAATGCGCTCTGCAGAGGGAAGAcgcaaagccttctccacctgcgcCTCCCATTTCTCCAGTGTTACGTTATTCTATGGGACAGTTCTCTTCATGTACATGAGACCCACTTCAAGTTATTCCCTGGAGCAGGACAGGATTGTTGCTATATTCTACACCGTGATGATTCCCATGTTAAATCCCCTGATCTACAGTCTGAGGAACCAAGAAGTGCAAGCTGCCCTCAAGAAAACAATTTCAAGAAATATCTTTTCTCAGAAACTGAATTCCATTAACTTGGTTCATCTGTGA